One genomic segment of Streptomyces niveus includes these proteins:
- a CDS encoding ABC transporter permease translates to MTTFLRKRIISSAIPLVFVVFGVFCLARLTGNPVNLYLPLSATSDQRAAFSAEHGFDQSIGAQLWDYLGQVVRLDFGTSLRTGQSAADMALTAFPATLQLAAVTMVIAALGAILIGSLAAYRPNSVADRIASFLAMAAASIPDFWFAITGVLIFGVNLALLPTSGVSGGPEVWILPIATLLIRPFGVLVQVVRGAMVAALSAPYVKVARSKGAGEKRVIFGHALRNAITPALTVAGDLTIGLVNGAVVVETIFGWPGIGKLMIDSILQRDFAVLQAAVLLTALTIFALNILIDVCYALLDPRVRQAVPA, encoded by the coding sequence ATGACGACCTTCCTGCGCAAACGGATCATATCGAGCGCGATCCCGCTGGTCTTCGTGGTGTTCGGCGTCTTCTGCCTGGCACGGCTGACCGGCAACCCCGTCAACCTCTACCTGCCGCTGAGCGCCACCTCCGACCAGCGCGCCGCGTTCTCCGCCGAGCACGGCTTCGACCAGTCGATCGGTGCCCAACTGTGGGACTACCTCGGCCAAGTCGTACGGCTCGACTTCGGGACCTCGCTGCGCACCGGGCAGTCCGCCGCCGACATGGCGCTGACCGCGTTCCCCGCGACACTCCAGCTCGCGGCCGTCACGATGGTCATCGCCGCGCTGGGCGCGATCCTGATCGGCAGCCTCGCCGCGTACCGGCCCAACTCCGTCGCCGACCGGATCGCCAGTTTCCTGGCGATGGCCGCGGCCAGCATCCCGGACTTCTGGTTCGCCATCACCGGGGTACTGATCTTCGGCGTCAACCTGGCCCTGCTGCCCACCTCCGGCGTCTCCGGCGGGCCCGAGGTATGGATCCTGCCCATCGCCACCCTGCTGATCCGCCCGTTCGGCGTGCTCGTCCAGGTGGTCCGGGGCGCCATGGTCGCCGCGCTCTCCGCGCCGTACGTCAAAGTGGCCCGCAGCAAGGGCGCCGGCGAGAAGCGGGTCATCTTCGGCCACGCCCTGCGCAACGCGATCACGCCCGCCCTCACCGTCGCCGGCGACCTCACGATCGGCCTGGTGAACGGAGCGGTGGTCGTCGAGACGATCTTCGGCTGGCCCGGCATCGGCAAGCTCATGATCGACTCAATCCTCCAGCGGGACTTCGCCGTTCTCCAGGCGGCCGTCCTGCTGACGGCCCTGACGATCTTCGCCCTGAACATCCTCATCGACGTCTGCTACGCGCTGCTCGACCCACGCGTCCGACAGGCAGTACCGGCGTGA